The Hordeum vulgare subsp. vulgare chromosome 7H, MorexV3_pseudomolecules_assembly, whole genome shotgun sequence DNA window CAACGACAATTCCGGCAAGATGGTGACAAGGCCATGTAGAATTGGGGGCAGCCTAAAAAACTGCCTAGTATTTGGACTCTACTGGTTCACTTTACACTGGGGGCATATCTTGACAGAGGAACCTTCAAGTGTTGGTGCCTACTTGCTTCATCAGATGCAGAGGTGCAGTCCTCATGGTCGGCCACCTTATGAGAATTCAATGAACCATAGCAGAAACTGATGTCACACAAGTCGAGGGAAGCGACCACTAAGGCAAAACATGAATTTTAGTCCCCAGATAAGCACCGTTGGCAACGGCACTGGAAGCCAAATCCTTCAGTGAGAATCTTCTGCCTGGCGTTCACATTCATGCTTGTATCAATGTAGCAGATGCGCAGCTCTTCACCTATGACGGATGCAACAGAGCAGCATTAAGATATTGGTACACATCGGTGTTTTTGCTTTTAATTTTGTCAAGAGAACAAATCCTGCATAGGTACTGTTACACCTATCTATACCTTCATCAATATCACGAAGGGTATTCAATTTAGCATCTGCATTTTCCAGCCAAACTATGTGGGTATTTGGATCTGCAAGTTGACAGGAAAAGAATATGAATATTTGGATTTGAATTCGAAATGCAAGAAGTAGAAAATCGCTGCTTATAGGAAGAAATTACAGCCATTGATGTGTGTCACATTATACTAGCAATCTTCTTTCTAATGCATCAATTGGAAGATAATTCATATTCTTTTGAATGTAAAACAATATATGCATTTCATCATTGAGTGAAGCGAAAGCAACCAAATACTGCACTAGTGGATATAACTTGGAGTTGCGTAGTACTGAAATAATATTGGAAACTCAGACAGCACAATCAACATTTACTATGCCacaacaagacagcaacaaattcTATGTCACAAGGAAATGCAGCAGTTAAATCCTTGCTTTCAAATAAGAACTTTAGAAGTCATATCCTGGCTTTCAAATAAGAACTTTAGAAGTCATAATGAAAGCCATACCACAATCATGGTTGTAGAACGAGGGGAGCATATATACAGCATTGCCAACTGATGCATCACATGTTACCGAGGCTACTGCTGAGGATAGAAGATCCTCATATGAACTTGCAACCAATTCAATACGGAATGCATTTACACGTATTCTTGCAAGTACATTGATGTACCATTGTTTAGTCAAAACTAATACTGTCAAAGAAACTTTGTCATGAAAATGAGGTTGTAGTAAGTCCAGGAAAACCAAATGATAGAGGGGTTGAAATAAGATATAAAAGGATACAAGTGGTGAGTTCTTCCTGAAACCCTGCCTTCCTAAAAGTGGACTTCAATAATTCGAACTCCTCTTCCATCTATTATATTCCAATAATCCATGTCAGGACCAACCGTACAACAACATAGGGCAAGAAACATGTGAATGCTATAACATTCTTTTTTCTGAGATGATAATAGTTACGCTGTGAACATGAACATATGAAGCATAAGAACAATTAACTCCATTCTAGGTTAAAAAAAACTAGCCCGACAGCTCGCAAAAGAAGGCTACCTCAATAATTGTATCCTGGTGCAATTGGGCTGGCTGAAGAATGTCAAGACAATCTGCACCGACATCTCCTGATATAACCATGCAAGCTAGCCGCTTGACCATGTATGGGTACTTCAGACCACGTGAACTTCAGAGCATACAAGAATCAAAAAAGGTAAGCCAAGAAACCAAGATGCTACACTGACAATCACAATGCCTAGCAAAGCGGCAATATCGTACCAATAACAAAACAAGTGTAACTGACAACATTATTAGAGAGAAGTCATGAGATGCACATCTACATCAAGATGAAGTGCAGTAACCAACATACCTACAGTGGTCATCTAACAAAGACCAGTCAGCCTTCTTCTCAATCCCATGGAATCCCTAAACAGGATGAAACCACGCATCTTAGCCGCTTAAAAGAGACAGTAATTTTGCTCTTCCGAAAGAAGGGGAATTAGCAATGCTATTTTTTATCCGTCTTGACA harbors:
- the LOC123409887 gene encoding histone-lysine N-methyltransferase ATXR4, whose product is MSLVRRRLLSTAVAVVAARGPPPVRVALTDSAGRGVFATRPIATGEVLHSAQPLVTHPSRSLFHEVCYRCLKRKAGKGDDSRGDCYFCSDACREHAEGFHGIEKKADWSLLDDHCSSRGLKYPYMVKRLACMVISGDVGADCLDILQPAQLHQDTIIEMEEEFELLKSTFRKAGFQEELTTFLTKQWYINVLARIRVNAFRIELVASSYEDLLSSAVASVTCDASVGNAVYMLPSFYNHDCDPNTHIVWLENADAKLNTLRDIDEGEELRICYIDTSMNVNARQKILTEGFGFQCRCQRCLSGD